One part of the Sardina pilchardus chromosome 5, fSarPil1.1, whole genome shotgun sequence genome encodes these proteins:
- the LOC134080921 gene encoding uncharacterized protein LOC134080921 — MSTELFRRHHPLHGVNGRKDSRCIYLVTSTILKILLDGSSPVQLCEAVCSCVAGQVLCNHNVALLYQTAHYSQLQLSAVPPVRSCTETEQRWHKPRTMGVKPGRVRDMVVMAAKPKQRTVGSGVRSTLYKAVQGELPDPDMLKVAEVYADFPATLAPLITTMAISSDIPLVQSALGQVQEGSLIAMQHPVTLSRNVQYYPDAPPPPPLPLADYRMEPTACQFVCSFQQQLHLVSLQTSLETARQVEASTRDQSLSVEWYRVRSLRVTSSHFREVCHVRGNSTAQQLAERMRKGVVQTAAMKRGLALEPVAVEEYCRVKNLNYWPCRFVIHPDAPWLGCSPDGIVFDPLENPPFGLVEIKCPNAKSYVDCKYLKSNGDTMSLKRQHAYYWQVQGQLLITGMEWCDFVVFAEDDMVIQRIYRDKEIAEVIREKGDHFFFYFYMAVCLR; from the exons ATGTCCACCGAATTATTCAGGCGGCATCATCCACTCCACGGAGTAAACGGGAGAAAGGATTCAAGATGTATATATCTAGTTACATCGACAATTTTGAAG atcctCCTTGATGGCTCCTCTCCAGTACAGCTGTGTGAGGCTGTCTGTTCCTGTGTGGCTGGCCAGGTACTTTGCAATCACAATGTTGCCCTGCTCTACCAGACTGCACATTATTCACAGCTCCAACTTAGTGCTGTACCACCCGTCCGGAGCTGCACTGAGACAGAGCAACGCTGGCACAAGCCACGGACCATG GGTGTTAAGCCAGGCCGAGTTAGGGATATGGTTGTGATGGCGGCTAAACCAAAACAGAGGACTGTAGGAAGTGGTGTAAG aagcacactgtATAAagcagtgcagggggagctgcCTGATCCAGACATGCTGAAGGTGGCAGAGGTCTACGCTGACTTCCCTGCTACATTGGCGCCACTCATCACCACCATGGCAATCAGCTCAGATATCCCTCTGGTCCAGTCAGCGCTTGGACAAGTCCAGGAGGGAAGTCTTATTGCAATGCAGCACCCGGTAACCCTCAGTAGAAATGTCCAGTATTATCCAGatgctcctccaccaccacctttaCCGTTGGCTGATTACAGGATGGAACCCACGGCCTGCCAGTTTGTTTGCAGCTTCCAACAACAGCTGCATCTGGTCTCTCTGCAAACAAGTTTGGAAACTGCCAGACAGGTGGAGGCTTCTACTCGGGACCAAAGCCTGTCTGTGGAGTGGTATCGAGTTAGGAGCCTACGTGTAACATCGTCCCACTTCAGAGAGGTCTGCCATGTACGAGGTAACAGTACAGCACAACAGCTtgcagagaggatgagaaagggTGTGGTTCAGACCGCTGCTATGAAGAGGGGCCTGGCACTGGAGCCGGTTGCTGTTGAGGAGTACTGCAGGGTCAAGAACCTCAACTATTGGCCCTGTCGATTTGTAATCCATCCTGATGCCCCCTGGTTAGGCTGTTCCCCTGACGGCATTGTGTTTGATCCCTTAGAAAACCCTCCATTTGGCTTGGTGGAGATCAAATGCCCCAATGCTAAGAGCTATGTCGACTGCAAGTACTTAAAATCAAATGGTGACACTATGTCACTAAAACGGCAGCATGCATACTATTGGCAGGTTCAGGGGCAACTTCTCATCACTGGCATGGAATGGTGTGACTTTGTTGTCTTTGCAGAAGATGACATGGTCATACAAAGGATATACAGAGACAAGGAGATTGCTGAAGTGATACGAGAGAAGGGAGatcactttttcttttatttctacATGGCTGTTTgtttaagataa